In Paenibacillus sonchi, a single genomic region encodes these proteins:
- a CDS encoding C40 family peptidase, with product MKKFIMSLIGSALLFTAIPANTYASEISLENEVNGVLGTPYVWGGTTAAGFDCSGFILYIMEKFNAGDLPRTTGSQAKAGTEVSKDDLRLGDLVFFNTFGNGVSHAGIYIGDGQFAHSSSSKGVRISKLSDSYYRDRYVTARRVVSDTSYRQMAGE from the coding sequence CTGAAAAAGTTCATTATGTCGTTGATAGGGTCTGCGCTATTATTCACAGCTATTCCAGCGAATACATACGCAAGTGAAATCAGTCTTGAGAATGAAGTGAATGGGGTATTGGGAACTCCTTATGTATGGGGAGGAACGACGGCAGCCGGTTTTGATTGTTCAGGCTTCATTTTATATATTATGGAGAAGTTCAATGCAGGTGATCTGCCGCGTACAACAGGATCTCAAGCCAAGGCTGGCACTGAGGTGTCCAAGGATGACTTGCGGCTGGGGGATTTGGTCTTTTTTAATACTTTCGGTAACGGGGTTTCCCATGCAGGCATTTATATCGGGGATGGCCAGTTTGCACATTCCTCAAGCAGCAAAGGCGTAAGAATAAGCAAGCTCTCGGATTCCTATTACCGTGACCGTTATGTTACAGCCCGCCGTGTAGTAAGCGATACCAGCTATCGTCAGATGGCCGGTGAATAA
- a CDS encoding sugar O-acetyltransferase, with the protein MNISEIKQMINSGKMYDDVGKDISALRTQAISTCRKYNYKVNTNDEYDMSILKGLFAEVGENVYIESDFRCEFGFNISIGNEVYINHDMIILDCNEVKIGNNVFIGPRAGLYAANHAEDPFERADKGVYSAPIILQDNVWLGGDVKITQGVTIGENSIIGAGSVVTKDIPPNTIAAGVPCKVIRPIKYSDNPWRRPSE; encoded by the coding sequence ATGAATATTTCAGAAATCAAACAAATGATAAATTCCGGGAAAATGTATGATGATGTCGGAAAAGATATTTCTGCACTTCGAACACAGGCAATATCTACTTGCAGGAAGTACAATTACAAAGTAAATACAAATGATGAATACGATATGTCCATTCTAAAAGGCTTGTTTGCAGAAGTCGGGGAAAATGTATATATTGAATCCGATTTCCGGTGTGAGTTCGGTTTTAATATTTCGATTGGGAATGAGGTATATATTAACCATGACATGATCATTCTTGATTGCAACGAAGTGAAAATTGGCAACAATGTGTTCATAGGTCCTAGAGCGGGACTATATGCAGCAAATCATGCGGAAGATCCTTTTGAAAGAGCGGATAAAGGGGTCTATTCTGCCCCCATAATCTTACAGGACAATGTATGGCTTGGCGGTGATGTTAAGATTACACAAGGCGTGACCATTGGCGAGAATAGTATTATTGGAGCAGGGAGTGTAGTTACAAAAGACATTCCGCCAAATACTATTGCTGCAGGAGTTCCTTGCAAAGTTATTAGACCTATCAAATATTCTGACAATCCCTGGAGAAGACCAAGCGAATAA
- a CDS encoding TrmH family RNA methyltransferase — protein MEIRSPQNTRVKEWAGLQEKKHRDKAGKYIIEGIHLVQEALLAEADVECLAYDLDKGMPAELKPLLQSVQGMEVIGVSAAVIAKCSSTGTPQPVFAIVRKGQQGLETILVKRDSWVMVLDGVQDPGNVGTIIRSADAAGADGVILGKGCADLYNPKTLRSTMGSMFHLPVVEGELSDILPQARERGALVVSTSLTGVESCYTHDFHGSQWLLIGSEGQGISPQAAALVDKSIIIPMAGRAESLNAAMAATILLFEGMRQRGIQRK, from the coding sequence ATGGAAATTAGGTCACCCCAAAATACACGGGTAAAAGAATGGGCCGGACTGCAGGAGAAAAAGCACCGCGACAAAGCAGGCAAGTATATCATCGAAGGGATCCACCTTGTGCAGGAGGCTTTGCTGGCCGAAGCCGATGTGGAATGCCTGGCCTATGATCTGGATAAAGGCATGCCTGCGGAGCTGAAGCCGCTGCTTCAGTCCGTGCAGGGCATGGAGGTGATCGGCGTTTCGGCGGCGGTCATTGCCAAATGCAGCAGCACGGGTACGCCGCAGCCGGTATTTGCCATTGTGCGCAAGGGGCAGCAGGGACTGGAAACTATCCTCGTAAAGCGGGATAGCTGGGTTATGGTGCTGGACGGGGTCCAGGACCCCGGCAACGTGGGGACGATCATCCGCAGCGCGGATGCCGCAGGCGCAGACGGCGTAATCCTCGGCAAAGGCTGCGCCGATCTGTACAACCCCAAGACCCTCCGTTCCACGATGGGCTCTATGTTCCATCTCCCGGTAGTTGAGGGGGAACTAAGCGACATTCTGCCGCAGGCCCGGGAACGCGGTGCCCTTGTGGTTAGCACTTCGCTGACGGGGGTGGAATCCTGCTACACCCATGATTTTCACGGCAGCCAGTGGCTGCTGATCGGCAGTGAAGGCCAGGGCATCTCTCCGCAGGCGGCGGCCCTCGTCGACAAGAGCATTATCATCCCGATGGCCGGCCGGGCCGAATCGCTCAACGCCGCTATGGCGGCTACCATCCTGCTGTTTGAGGGGATGCGGCAGCGGGGCATTCAGCGGAAATGA
- a CDS encoding DUF1349 domain-containing protein, giving the protein MGQTDFENFNWLNPSSIRFENEAMILYAPEHSDFFCNNGAVSEEGATPSTLANAPFFFTEVSGDFVMRVKVQHDFKDIYDSASVMVMKDINVWAKLCFELTDFNTHAIVSVVTNSLSDDANGNNIDSNSVWLQITRVGQSFAFHYSLTGTQFYMARFFNLPVEEAVKVGFLPQAPTGKGGDRIYSNFSLENKTVKNIRDGE; this is encoded by the coding sequence ATGGGCCAGACCGATTTTGAAAACTTTAATTGGCTTAATCCAAGCAGCATCCGGTTTGAGAATGAAGCAATGATATTGTATGCGCCTGAGCATAGCGATTTTTTCTGCAACAATGGAGCTGTATCAGAAGAAGGGGCCACCCCGAGCACTCTCGCAAACGCTCCGTTTTTTTTCACGGAGGTTTCTGGTGATTTTGTTATGCGCGTAAAGGTACAGCATGATTTTAAAGATATTTATGATTCTGCTTCAGTCATGGTAATGAAAGACATCAATGTTTGGGCAAAACTGTGTTTCGAACTTACCGATTTCAATACCCATGCCATTGTGAGCGTAGTAACAAATTCATTATCAGACGATGCGAATGGAAATAATATCGACAGTAATTCCGTTTGGCTTCAGATTACACGGGTAGGCCAGTCCTTTGCTTTTCATTATTCATTAACAGGTACTCAGTTTTATATGGCAAGATTCTTTAATTTACCTGTCGAAGAGGCCGTTAAGGTAGGGTTTCTCCCGCAAGCTCCGACTGGAAAAGGTGGCGATAGAATCTACTCTAATTTTTCACTGGAGAATAAAACCGTAAAGAACATAAGAGATGGTGAATAA
- a CDS encoding iron-siderophore ABC transporter substrate-binding protein, translated as MNKRLLSLMMLIIVVLVAAGCGSNNANHSAADGGATNNAAAPNAAATNEGSATAAGPIVLKDAKGEVKLDKPAKKVVVLEWTFTEDVIALGVQPVGNADNENYKLYVTSEAPLDAGVTDVGTRSEPNLETIASLKPDLIIANTDNHEAIYDQLKAIAPTLILGLYPPEGQGDQYAEMENIFKTIAAAVGKTAEGDKVLADLDAHYADAKTKLAAAGKEGLNYVLTQAYSYQNAATMRLFTDNSLAVQTLDRIGLKNDWKPEKFEMYGFTTSTVEALPAVKDTNLLYIVQKDDDIFSNELKDNSVWNGLTFVKEKRTFGLASTTWVFGGPVSSKVLVDEVVNTLTK; from the coding sequence GTGAACAAAAGGTTATTGAGCTTAATGATGCTTATTATCGTCGTATTGGTTGCAGCAGGCTGTGGATCTAACAACGCAAATCATTCAGCAGCGGACGGAGGCGCAACTAACAATGCAGCCGCTCCAAATGCAGCCGCTACGAACGAGGGCAGTGCAACCGCAGCTGGCCCTATTGTATTAAAAGACGCTAAAGGCGAGGTAAAGCTGGACAAGCCCGCGAAAAAGGTCGTAGTTCTGGAGTGGACTTTTACAGAAGATGTTATTGCGCTTGGTGTGCAGCCGGTAGGTAATGCAGACAACGAAAACTATAAGCTGTATGTAACGTCTGAAGCACCACTTGATGCAGGCGTGACGGATGTGGGAACCCGCTCCGAGCCGAATCTGGAGACGATAGCTTCCTTGAAGCCGGATCTGATTATTGCCAACACTGACAACCATGAAGCGATTTATGATCAATTGAAGGCGATTGCGCCAACACTGATTTTGGGCCTGTATCCGCCTGAGGGGCAAGGCGACCAGTATGCGGAGATGGAAAATATCTTCAAAACCATTGCTGCTGCTGTCGGCAAAACAGCTGAGGGGGACAAGGTTCTTGCTGATCTGGATGCACATTATGCGGATGCGAAGACGAAGCTGGCTGCAGCAGGCAAGGAAGGCCTGAATTATGTGCTGACACAGGCATACAGCTATCAGAATGCAGCGACCATGCGTCTTTTTACGGATAACTCGCTGGCCGTACAAACGCTGGACCGGATTGGCCTGAAGAACGACTGGAAGCCGGAGAAATTCGAGATGTACGGATTCACCACCTCCACCGTTGAAGCCTTGCCTGCAGTTAAGGACACGAATCTGCTCTATATCGTCCAAAAGGATGATGATATTTTCTCAAATGAACTGAAGGACAATTCCGTCTGGAATGGCCTTACTTTTGTAAAAGAAAAACGTACCTTCGGATTGGCCAGCACAACGTGGGTATTTGGCGGTCCGGTTTCCTCCAAAGTCCTCGTTGATGAAGTTGTAAATACCTTAACGAAATGA